A genomic region of Desulfomicrobium macestii contains the following coding sequences:
- a CDS encoding transposase produces the protein MKRKWDARTKARIVLEGLMGGCVNEICRNHELRPGLYYKWRGHFLEHCHLIFEEQPRAPSQSDLAAENEKLKRLVGELTLELNKGGSLR, from the coding sequence ATGAAACGCAAATGGGACGCAAGAACCAAGGCGCGTATCGTGCTCGAAGGGCTCATGGGCGGGTGTGTGAACGAGATCTGCCGAAACCATGAGCTGCGACCGGGGCTGTACTATAAATGGCGGGGACATTTCCTGGAGCACTGCCACCTCATTTTCGAGGAGCAGCCCAGAGCCCCGAGTCAGTCGGACCTGGCTGCCGAGAACGAAAAGCTCAAGCGTCTGGTGGGCGAGTTGACCCTGGAATTGAACAAGGGCGGAAGTCTTCGCTGA